The following proteins are encoded in a genomic region of Paenibacillus sp. FSL H3-0469:
- a CDS encoding iron-sulfur cluster assembly accessory protein has protein sequence MNIEVSEIAAEKIAEILLTADTRHSFLRVGVEEGGCSGLSYTLVLDEQQTEEDVVFNKDKFRILVHTKSIPYIDGLEIDYEQSGMIGGFTMNNPNAKASCGCGASFRMANYRGEVKKCD, from the coding sequence ATGAACATTGAGGTCAGTGAGATCGCTGCAGAGAAAATCGCCGAAATCCTATTAACCGCTGATACAAGGCACTCTTTTCTTAGAGTAGGTGTTGAAGAAGGGGGATGCAGCGGATTATCTTATACCCTTGTTTTGGATGAGCAGCAAACAGAGGAGGATGTGGTGTTCAATAAAGATAAATTCCGTATATTAGTTCACACGAAGAGTATTCCATATATTGACGGTCTTGAAATTGACTATGAACAAAGCGGAATGATAGGCGGATTCACCATGAATAACCCTAATGCAAAAGCCTCCTGCGGATGCGGGGCCAGTTTTCGGATGGCTAACTATCGGGGGGAAGTTAAAAAATGTGATTAA